One segment of Anatilimnocola aggregata DNA contains the following:
- a CDS encoding DUF1501 domain-containing protein, whose protein sequence is MSATHFSVSRRNVIRSLVSGSLLMPGILSELMAGESPRDSAAANGPLSVKQPHFAAKAKRVIFLFATGGVSHIDTFDPKSTDGGRDGNGKEKLMGSHFKWQANQRCGTVVTDLFPHLREQLDEVCVIRSMKSAHFDHTEAAVGMHTGSATFTRPSMGSWISYGLGTVNQNLPSFMVIAPHLPYGGTQVYASDFLPAYHQGTRVIPGTQPIENLVPRSKQQRVQELELGLLSQFNSTHLQRRQDDSNLAARIKSFETAFQMQTAGPEAFDVNQETDATHESYGLKRGETSSFGWQCLVARRLAERGVRFIELVDTGSRPNWDSHGEMKDHIGLAKSVDQPMAGLIRDLKQRGLLDETLVVWATEFGRTPAKEGKNGRGHHGNCFSIWLAGGGIKGGIVHGETDDIGRNIVSGKVDVHDLHATILHQMGIDHTRLTYRHAGRDFRLTDVHGKIIREILA, encoded by the coding sequence GTGTCCGCAACTCATTTCTCCGTCTCCCGACGCAACGTCATCCGCTCCCTGGTGAGTGGCAGCCTGCTCATGCCCGGCATCTTGTCGGAACTGATGGCCGGGGAATCGCCGCGCGATAGTGCTGCTGCGAATGGTCCGCTCAGCGTGAAGCAGCCTCACTTTGCCGCCAAGGCGAAGCGAGTGATCTTCCTGTTCGCGACCGGCGGAGTGTCGCATATTGATACCTTCGATCCGAAGTCGACGGATGGCGGGCGCGACGGCAACGGCAAAGAAAAGCTGATGGGGAGCCACTTCAAGTGGCAGGCCAACCAGCGCTGCGGGACGGTCGTCACGGACTTGTTTCCGCACCTGCGCGAGCAACTCGACGAAGTCTGCGTCATCCGCTCGATGAAGTCGGCCCACTTCGACCACACCGAAGCCGCGGTTGGCATGCACACCGGTTCCGCCACCTTCACCCGCCCCAGCATGGGCTCGTGGATCAGTTATGGGCTGGGGACGGTCAACCAGAACTTGCCGTCGTTCATGGTGATCGCTCCGCACCTGCCCTACGGCGGCACGCAGGTTTACGCCAGCGACTTCCTGCCCGCCTACCATCAGGGAACTCGCGTCATTCCCGGCACGCAGCCAATCGAGAACCTCGTGCCCCGCAGCAAGCAGCAGCGGGTGCAGGAACTCGAACTCGGGCTCCTCTCGCAATTCAACAGCACGCATTTGCAGCGTCGGCAAGACGATTCGAATCTGGCCGCCCGGATCAAGTCGTTCGAAACAGCCTTTCAAATGCAGACCGCCGGCCCCGAAGCCTTCGATGTGAATCAAGAGACCGATGCGACGCACGAGTCGTACGGTCTCAAGCGGGGCGAAACGTCCAGCTTTGGCTGGCAATGTCTCGTCGCGCGGCGGCTGGCCGAGCGTGGAGTCCGGTTCATCGAACTCGTCGATACCGGCTCGCGACCGAACTGGGATTCACACGGCGAAATGAAGGATCACATCGGCCTGGCCAAATCAGTCGATCAGCCCATGGCTGGCTTGATTCGCGACTTGAAACAGCGCGGCCTGCTCGACGAAACACTGGTGGTCTGGGCGACCGAGTTTGGCCGCACGCCAGCCAAAGAGGGAAAGAATGGCCGCGGCCATCACGGCAACTGCTTTTCGATCTGGCTCGCTGGCGGAGGCATCAAGGGCGGCATTGTCCACGGCGAGACCGACGACATCGGCCGTAACATCGTCAGCGGCAAAGTCGATGTGCATGATCTGCACGCGACCATCTTGCATCAAATGGGAATCGACCACACGCGGCTAACGTACCGCCACGCCGGCCGCGATTTCCGCTTGACCGATGTCCACGGCAAAATTATCCGCGAGATCTTGGCCTAG